A single window of Pectobacterium parmentieri DNA harbors:
- the fbaA gene encoding class II fructose-bisphosphate aldolase, whose product MSKIFDFVKPGVITGDDVQKVFAVAKENKFALPAVNCVGTDSINAVLEAAAKVRAPVIVQFSNGGAAFTAGKGLKAEGQKAAILGAISGAHHVHQMAEHYGIPVILHTDHCAKKLLPWIDGLLDAGEKHFAATGKPLFSSHMIDLSEESLEENIEICSKYLARMAKIDMTLEIELGCTGGEEDGVDNSHMDASALYTQPEDVDYAYTKLNAISPRFTIAASFGNVHGVYKPGNVKLTPTILRDSQEYVSKKHNLPHNSLDFVFHGGSGSSAQEIKDSVSYGVVKMNIDTDTQWATWEGILKYYKENEAYLQGQLGNPKGADQPNKKYYDPRVWLRSAQASMVTRLEQAFKELNAVDVL is encoded by the coding sequence ATGTCTAAAATTTTTGATTTCGTAAAACCCGGTGTCATCACTGGTGATGACGTTCAGAAAGTTTTCGCAGTAGCAAAAGAAAACAAATTCGCTTTGCCAGCAGTGAACTGTGTCGGTACCGACTCAATCAATGCTGTGCTGGAAGCCGCAGCCAAAGTGCGCGCGCCGGTCATCGTTCAGTTCTCTAACGGTGGCGCAGCCTTTACCGCGGGTAAAGGTCTGAAGGCAGAAGGCCAGAAGGCGGCAATTTTGGGTGCGATTTCTGGCGCTCATCATGTGCACCAAATGGCTGAACACTACGGTATTCCGGTAATTCTGCACACTGACCACTGTGCGAAAAAACTGCTGCCGTGGATCGATGGCCTGCTGGACGCGGGTGAAAAACACTTCGCTGCTACCGGCAAACCGCTGTTCTCTTCTCACATGATTGACCTGTCTGAAGAGTCTCTGGAAGAGAACATCGAAATCTGTTCTAAATATTTGGCGCGTATGGCCAAAATCGACATGACCCTGGAAATCGAACTGGGTTGCACTGGTGGTGAAGAAGACGGCGTGGATAACAGCCACATGGACGCTTCTGCTCTGTACACCCAGCCGGAAGATGTTGATTACGCCTACACCAAACTGAACGCGATCAGCCCGCGTTTCACCATCGCTGCCTCTTTCGGTAACGTGCACGGCGTATACAAACCGGGTAACGTGAAACTGACCCCGACCATCCTGCGTGATTCTCAGGAATATGTTTCCAAGAAACATAACCTGCCGCACAACAGCCTGGACTTCGTGTTCCACGGCGGTTCCGGTTCCAGCGCTCAGGAAATCAAAGATTCCGTTAGCTACGGTGTAGTGAAAATGAACATCGATACTGATACCCAGTGGGCAACGTGGGAAGGTATCTTGAAATACTACAAAGAAAACGAAGCTTACCTGCAAGGCCAATTGGGCAACCCGAAAGGTGCCGACCAGCCGAACAAGAAATACTATGATCCACGTGTGTGGCTGCGTTCCGCTCAGGCGAGCATGGTTACGCGTCTGGAGCAGGCCTTCAAAGAGCTGAATGCTGTTGATGTGCTGTAA
- a CDS encoding MFS transporter: MNTATVSSSQHTATKIPRLRWLRIVPPILITCIISYMDRVNIAFAMPGGMDDELGITASMAGLAGGIFFIGYLFLQVPGGKLAVHGNGKKFIGWSLLAWAVISVLTGLVTNQYQLLFLRFALGVSEGGMLPVVLTMISNWFPDKERGRANAIVIMFVPIAGILTAPLSGWVITNWDWRMLFLVEGGFSLVVMLLWWFTISNRPQEAKWISQAEKEYLINTLQEEQAALQGKTVRNASLSRVLGEKLMWQLILVNFFYQTGIYGYTLWLPTILKGLTNGNMEQVGMLAILPYIGAIIGMFTISYLSDNSGKRKVFVALPLACFAICMALSVLLKSHIWWSYAALVGCGVFIQAAAGVFWTIPPKLFDAEVAGGARGVINALGNLGGFCGPYMVGVLISAFNKDVGVYSLAISLAIAAVLAMMLPPRCDESTEAA, from the coding sequence ATGAATACAGCCACGGTTTCTTCTAGTCAGCACACAGCGACAAAAATTCCTCGATTACGCTGGTTGCGGATCGTACCGCCCATTTTGATTACCTGCATTATTTCCTACATGGACCGCGTCAACATTGCCTTCGCGATGCCGGGTGGCATGGATGATGAACTCGGTATCACGGCATCGATGGCCGGACTCGCAGGCGGGATCTTCTTCATCGGCTATCTGTTTTTACAAGTACCGGGCGGCAAACTCGCGGTACACGGCAACGGTAAAAAGTTTATCGGCTGGTCACTGCTGGCCTGGGCCGTCATTTCGGTATTAACCGGCTTGGTGACCAATCAGTATCAATTGCTGTTTCTGCGCTTTGCGCTGGGGGTATCAGAAGGCGGCATGTTGCCAGTGGTGCTCACCATGATCAGCAACTGGTTCCCGGATAAAGAACGTGGCCGCGCCAACGCGATTGTCATCATGTTTGTGCCCATCGCTGGAATTTTGACCGCCCCACTTTCTGGCTGGGTTATCACAAACTGGGATTGGCGCATGCTGTTTCTGGTTGAGGGAGGGTTCTCACTGGTGGTTATGCTGCTGTGGTGGTTTACCATCAGCAACCGCCCGCAGGAAGCGAAATGGATTTCACAGGCAGAAAAAGAGTATCTGATCAATACGTTGCAGGAAGAACAAGCGGCTCTGCAAGGCAAAACCGTCCGCAATGCTTCTCTAAGCCGGGTATTGGGCGAAAAGTTGATGTGGCAGTTAATCTTGGTGAATTTCTTTTACCAGACAGGTATTTACGGCTACACCTTGTGGCTGCCAACCATCCTGAAAGGGCTGACCAACGGCAATATGGAACAGGTCGGCATGCTGGCTATTCTGCCTTATATCGGTGCCATCATTGGCATGTTTACGATCTCCTATCTGTCCGATAATTCAGGAAAACGTAAGGTCTTCGTCGCATTACCGCTCGCCTGTTTTGCTATCTGCATGGCGCTGTCCGTCTTGCTCAAAAGCCATATCTGGTGGTCCTATGCCGCACTGGTCGGCTGCGGCGTCTTTATTCAGGCCGCCGCCGGTGTGTTCTGGACTATTCCTCCCAAGCTGTTTGATGCCGAAGTCGCTGGCGGCGCTCGCGGTGTCATTAATGCGCTCGGTAATCTCGGTGGCTTCTGCGGCCCTTATATGGTCGGTGTCCTGATTTCAGCCTTTAACAAAGACGTTGGCGTTTACAGCCTGGCCATCTCGCTGGCGATTGCCGCCGTACTGGCCATGATGCTGCCACCGCGCTGCGATGAGTCCACGGAGGCAGCATGA
- a CDS encoding YhcH/YjgK/YiaL family protein: MIFGHIENTFSGQYPAPIARALAYLQKTDFIALPAGRYLDEETGYTVQVLDLHTQPKSDLHPEVHRHNVDVQFLVSGTELIGVVTDNGRNPVHQEWNEARDILFYQDVDDESWLTMYAGNFAVFFPQDVHRPACIHKQPCAIRKVVVKIPMAHFHAP; the protein is encoded by the coding sequence ATGATCTTTGGTCATATTGAGAATACTTTTTCTGGTCAGTATCCCGCGCCTATCGCCCGTGCGCTGGCCTACCTGCAAAAAACCGACTTCATCGCCTTGCCGGCTGGCCGCTACCTTGACGAAGAGACCGGCTATACCGTTCAGGTACTGGATCTGCACACGCAACCCAAAAGCGACTTACACCCCGAAGTCCATCGTCACAATGTTGATGTGCAATTCTTAGTCAGCGGAACCGAACTGATCGGCGTGGTGACGGATAACGGCCGGAATCCGGTACACCAGGAATGGAACGAAGCACGCGATATCCTGTTTTATCAGGATGTTGATGACGAGTCCTGGCTGACTATGTATGCCGGCAACTTTGCCGTGTTCTTTCCTCAGGATGTGCATCGTCCAGCCTGCATTCACAAGCAGCCCTGCGCAATCCGCAAAGTGGTGGTGAAGATACCGATGGCACACTTTCACGCTCCCTAA
- a CDS encoding substrate-binding domain-containing protein: MKRFLLLSGLTTVLLSSQSTWADSYLDQATAAVAKATASSTQWDGPTQGPQLQPNKKIIFIASDMKNGGVQGVQQGLSEAAKAAGWKLETLDGGGSVKDQLASLNQAIAQKPDGIVIGGWNPNVAKIPLKKAIQQGIVLTAWHAVPEPGPLPKYDIFYNVTSDSNDVARIAAQYAVVKSGGKANVLIFTDSLYQIALDKANVMKDEIGKCSGCKVVEFIDTPLADTANRMPAMTFSLLQKYGDNFQYSLAINDLYFDFMAPSLKTAGKGGKNAPYNISAGDGSISAYQRIRSGDSQSATVPEPLKLHGWQLLDEFNRAFAKQPPSGYVTPAHLVTAENVANDGGNNNLYDPQNDYQGHYRAIWGVK; encoded by the coding sequence ATGAAACGTTTTTTGCTGTTATCAGGACTGACCACCGTGTTATTAAGCAGCCAGTCAACGTGGGCTGACAGCTATCTCGATCAGGCAACGGCAGCCGTTGCAAAAGCGACCGCCAGCAGCACACAGTGGGACGGCCCGACTCAGGGGCCACAGTTGCAACCGAATAAGAAGATTATTTTTATTGCTTCCGACATGAAAAATGGCGGCGTTCAAGGCGTGCAGCAGGGGCTAAGTGAAGCAGCCAAAGCCGCTGGCTGGAAACTGGAAACGCTGGACGGTGGCGGCTCAGTCAAAGATCAGTTGGCCTCGCTCAATCAGGCGATCGCTCAGAAGCCAGATGGCATTGTGATTGGCGGCTGGAACCCGAACGTTGCCAAGATCCCGCTGAAGAAAGCCATTCAGCAAGGCATTGTTCTGACCGCATGGCATGCCGTGCCCGAACCGGGCCCGCTGCCTAAATACGATATTTTCTACAACGTGACATCCGATTCAAATGACGTCGCCCGCATCGCCGCGCAATACGCCGTCGTTAAATCAGGTGGAAAAGCCAATGTCTTAATCTTTACCGATTCCCTTTATCAAATCGCTCTTGATAAAGCCAACGTCATGAAAGACGAAATCGGTAAATGCAGCGGCTGCAAGGTCGTGGAATTCATCGACACACCGCTCGCCGACACCGCAAACCGCATGCCTGCCATGACGTTTAGTCTGTTGCAGAAATACGGCGACAACTTCCAGTATTCGCTGGCCATTAACGACCTGTATTTTGATTTCATGGCACCGTCGTTAAAAACAGCCGGGAAAGGCGGTAAAAATGCCCCCTACAACATTTCGGCTGGCGATGGTTCCATCTCTGCCTATCAGCGTATTCGTTCCGGCGATAGCCAATCAGCCACCGTGCCCGAGCCCCTAAAGCTGCACGGCTGGCAGTTGCTGGATGAGTTTAACCGCGCTTTTGCCAAGCAACCACCTTCTGGCTATGTCACGCCAGCACATTTGGTGACCGCCGAAAACGTCGCGAACGACGGTGGTAATAACAACCTGTATGACCCGCAAAATGATTATCAGGGCCATTACCGGGCAATCTGGGGTGTGAAATAA
- a CDS encoding FGGY-family carbohydrate kinase — MTDYFLGLDCGGTFIKAGIYDVTGTEYGIARRNLPITTPQPGWAERDMHTLWQTAAEVIRELLDKTALPASAISGVGISAQGKGLFLLDKHDKPLGNAMLSSDQRAREQVLAWQQAGIPQALYPQTRQTLWTGHPVSLLRWLKDHQPTRYAQIGTLFMAHDYLRFCLTGERACEETNISESNLYNMDTGRYDPALAEQLGIAEIIGALPPIIGSTDIAGRITPEAAQLTGLRAGTPVVGGLFDVVSTALCAGLQDETRLNAVMGTWSVTSGITDTLADGDDHPFVYGRHAEAGRYIVHEASPTSAANLEWFCQQWGLSDGLGVDYAQLNRWVSDLPKAGSTLLFVPFLYGSNAGLGLSASFYGLQAFHQREHLVQAIYEGVVFCHMAHLNRMRQRFPHVDALRITGGPAKSIPWMQMFADVSGLPVELPQVEETGCLGAAMAAMVGSGAFSDVTAAQRALSPRMTRLTPDEHVRTAYNKKYQHYQALVDALKALQPAGKEKP, encoded by the coding sequence ATGACGGACTATTTTCTGGGGCTCGACTGCGGCGGCACCTTTATCAAAGCCGGGATCTATGACGTCACCGGAACAGAATACGGCATCGCACGCCGCAATCTGCCAATTACCACACCGCAGCCCGGTTGGGCAGAGCGCGACATGCACACCCTGTGGCAAACCGCTGCCGAGGTTATCCGTGAACTGCTGGACAAAACGGCGCTCCCCGCCAGCGCCATTTCCGGCGTGGGGATCTCAGCTCAAGGCAAAGGATTGTTCTTGCTGGATAAGCATGACAAGCCGCTAGGTAATGCGATGCTGTCATCCGATCAGCGCGCACGTGAACAGGTTCTGGCGTGGCAGCAAGCAGGGATACCGCAAGCGCTTTATCCCCAGACCCGCCAGACGCTGTGGACGGGCCATCCGGTTTCGCTGCTGCGGTGGCTCAAAGACCACCAGCCGACACGCTATGCGCAAATCGGTACGCTGTTCATGGCGCACGACTACCTGCGTTTCTGCCTGACTGGAGAACGGGCTTGTGAAGAAACCAATATCTCCGAATCCAACCTCTACAACATGGACACAGGCCGCTACGATCCAGCACTGGCAGAGCAGCTCGGGATTGCAGAAATCATCGGCGCATTACCTCCGATCATCGGTTCTACCGATATCGCAGGCCGAATTACCCCGGAAGCGGCACAGCTAACCGGACTACGGGCAGGAACCCCCGTCGTCGGCGGGCTATTCGACGTAGTTTCCACCGCCCTGTGCGCAGGCCTTCAGGACGAGACTCGACTCAATGCCGTGATGGGAACATGGTCTGTCACCAGCGGCATCACCGACACGCTCGCCGATGGCGACGATCATCCCTTCGTATACGGCCGCCATGCGGAAGCAGGACGCTACATCGTACATGAAGCCAGCCCCACGTCTGCCGCCAATCTGGAATGGTTCTGCCAACAATGGGGGCTGAGTGACGGTTTAGGGGTCGATTATGCCCAGCTCAACCGCTGGGTTTCAGATCTGCCTAAAGCAGGCAGCACACTGCTGTTTGTCCCGTTCTTGTATGGCTCCAACGCTGGGTTAGGGCTCAGCGCCAGCTTCTACGGCCTGCAAGCGTTCCACCAGCGTGAACACCTCGTTCAGGCCATTTACGAAGGCGTGGTGTTCTGCCACATGGCGCACCTGAATCGTATGCGTCAACGCTTCCCTCACGTGGACGCGTTGCGCATCACCGGTGGCCCAGCCAAATCTATCCCCTGGATGCAGATGTTTGCGGACGTCAGCGGCCTGCCAGTTGAACTCCCACAGGTAGAAGAAACCGGCTGTCTGGGTGCAGCGATGGCGGCGATGGTCGGCAGCGGTGCCTTTAGTGATGTCACCGCCGCCCAACGGGCGCTCTCACCACGAATGACACGCCTTACCCCAGATGAACACGTTCGCACGGCCTACAACAAAAAATACCAACACTATCAGGCGCTCGTCGACGCGTTAAAAGCGCTGCAACCCGCCGGCAAGGAGAAACCATGA
- the ulaD gene encoding 3-keto-L-gulonate-6-phosphate decarboxylase UlaD, which produces MTTQPRLQLALDHTRLDAALTTVELLHPYVDIIEAGTILCISAGIQAVSQLRERCPHHLLVADLKVADAGATLAEQAFSHGANWMTVICAAPLPTMASALEVAERHQGEIQIELFGRWTLEDAKAWRALGIKQAIYHRGRDAQASGQTWGQQDLDTMKALSDLDIELSITGGITPPDLPLFRDIAVTAFIAGRALADAPDPVNSARQFRAAIDAIWRP; this is translated from the coding sequence ATGACAACGCAACCCCGCCTGCAACTGGCGCTCGACCATACCAGGCTGGATGCCGCCCTCACCACCGTGGAGCTGCTCCATCCCTATGTTGACATCATCGAGGCGGGCACCATTTTGTGTATCAGCGCAGGGATTCAGGCTGTCAGCCAACTGCGCGAGCGCTGCCCTCACCATCTGCTGGTGGCCGATTTGAAAGTCGCTGATGCGGGCGCAACGCTGGCGGAGCAAGCCTTTTCTCACGGCGCAAACTGGATGACGGTGATCTGCGCCGCCCCGCTGCCCACCATGGCCAGCGCTCTGGAAGTGGCAGAGCGTCATCAGGGAGAAATCCAGATTGAGCTATTCGGTCGTTGGACGCTGGAAGATGCCAAAGCGTGGCGTGCGCTGGGCATCAAACAGGCGATTTACCACCGTGGCCGTGATGCGCAGGCAAGCGGCCAAACCTGGGGCCAGCAGGATCTGGACACGATGAAAGCCCTCTCTGATCTCGACATCGAACTGTCTATTACCGGAGGGATCACTCCTCCTGATCTACCGCTATTCCGTGATATCGCCGTCACCGCATTCATTGCCGGGCGGGCACTGGCAGATGCACCTGACCCAGTAAACTCGGCTCGCCAATTCCGCGCCGCCATTGACGCCATCTGGAGGCCTTAA
- the araD gene encoding L-ribulose-5-phosphate 4-epimerase, with product MLTLQQLKQQVLEANLDLPRHNLVTFTWGNVSVVDRDRGLVVIKPSGVEYEHMGVDDMVVVDLASGQTIEGNKKPSSDTATHLALYRAFTEIGGIVHTHSRHATIWAQAGLDLPAWGTTHADYFYGAIPCTRLMTQDEIAQHYEQETGNVIIETFRQRGISPTDIPAVLVNAHGPFAWGKDAHNAVHNAVVLEEIAYMGIFSHQLTPGITAMQQALLDKHYLRKHGKDAYYGQ from the coding sequence ATGCTAACGTTACAACAGCTTAAACAACAGGTTCTGGAAGCGAATCTGGATTTACCGCGTCACAATCTGGTGACGTTCACCTGGGGTAACGTCAGCGTCGTCGATCGCGACCGCGGTCTGGTGGTCATCAAACCGTCAGGCGTGGAGTACGAGCATATGGGCGTAGATGATATGGTCGTGGTCGATCTCGCTTCTGGACAGACCATCGAAGGTAACAAAAAGCCCTCCTCAGATACGGCGACGCATCTGGCGTTATACCGTGCTTTTACCGAGATCGGCGGCATCGTCCATACACACTCACGCCACGCCACCATCTGGGCACAGGCGGGGCTGGATCTGCCCGCCTGGGGCACCACGCATGCAGACTATTTCTACGGCGCTATCCCCTGCACGCGATTGATGACACAAGACGAAATTGCACAGCACTATGAGCAGGAGACGGGCAACGTCATTATAGAAACCTTCCGCCAGCGCGGTATCAGCCCGACAGACATCCCAGCCGTGTTGGTCAATGCGCACGGCCCGTTCGCCTGGGGCAAAGACGCGCACAACGCGGTACATAATGCGGTGGTGCTAGAAGAGATAGCCTATATGGGGATTTTTTCACACCAGTTGACGCCAGGTATTACCGCGATGCAGCAAGCTCTGCTGGATAAGCACTACCTGCGTAAGCATGGGAAAGATGCCTATTACGGACAGTAG
- a CDS encoding L-ribulose-5-phosphate 3-epimerase: MRQHPLGIYEKALPKHLTWPERLALAKACGFDFVEMSVDESDERLARLLWSKEQRLSLVNAMLETGIRIPSMCLSGHRRFPFGSHDEALRQRAFTIMEQAIQLANDVGIRTIQLAGYDVYYEQQDEGTLARFTEGMQWAVERAAAAQVMLSVEIMDTAFMNSISKWKAWDACLASPWFTVYPDVGNLSAWGNNVTQELQLGIDRIAAIHLKDTLAVTATSPGQFRDVPFGEGCVDFVSVFSTLKALNYRGAFLIEMWTEKADEPVAEIVQARRWIEQKMQQGGMPC, encoded by the coding sequence ATGCGCCAACACCCATTAGGTATTTATGAAAAAGCCCTGCCGAAACACCTGACCTGGCCAGAGCGTCTGGCGCTGGCAAAAGCCTGTGGTTTTGACTTTGTTGAAATGTCGGTAGACGAAAGCGATGAACGTCTGGCTCGCCTGCTGTGGAGTAAGGAACAGCGGCTTTCGTTGGTCAACGCGATGCTGGAAACCGGCATTCGCATCCCTTCGATGTGCTTATCCGGACATCGGCGTTTTCCGTTCGGCAGCCATGATGAGGCACTACGCCAGCGCGCCTTTACGATCATGGAGCAGGCCATTCAATTGGCCAACGATGTGGGCATCCGCACCATTCAGTTAGCTGGGTATGACGTTTATTACGAGCAGCAGGATGAGGGCACGCTCGCTCGCTTTACCGAAGGTATGCAATGGGCGGTTGAACGCGCTGCCGCCGCGCAGGTGATGCTATCCGTGGAGATCATGGATACCGCCTTTATGAACTCTATCAGTAAGTGGAAAGCCTGGGATGCCTGTCTGGCTTCACCGTGGTTTACCGTCTACCCAGATGTCGGAAACCTCAGTGCCTGGGGCAACAATGTCACGCAAGAATTACAGTTGGGTATCGATCGCATCGCCGCTATCCATCTGAAAGACACGTTAGCCGTTACCGCAACCTCGCCCGGACAGTTCCGCGACGTGCCATTCGGTGAAGGCTGTGTGGATTTCGTGTCCGTTTTTAGCACGCTGAAAGCACTCAATTATCGCGGCGCTTTCCTGATTGAAATGTGGACGGAAAAAGCGGATGAACCGGTCGCCGAGATTGTTCAGGCGCGCCGCTGGATCGAGCAGAAAATGCAACAAGGGGGAATGCCATGCTAA
- a CDS encoding SMP-30/gluconolactonase/LRE family protein, translating to MTQQLERLCSPAIWAEGPVWLPQQDAVVFSDVKGNRMFIWSRNGDVTLWRSPSNYANGNALDAQGRVVSCEHGRRGISRRENNGDIHILVDRIDGKRFNSPNDVAIRSDGTIWFTDPPYGITSDDEGYKSESQVIGCYVYCFDPRDGSLSIAASDLQRPNGLAFSPDETHLYVADMSIIDFPTLGRRDLRIYPVEGKRLGAGQFFARVEPGIPDGFCVDRTGNLFCSCADGVLVFSPKGHQIGKIDVPECVSNCTIGGPEGNELYITATTSLYRIGVESYR from the coding sequence ATGACACAACAACTTGAGCGTCTGTGTTCTCCCGCCATCTGGGCCGAAGGCCCAGTATGGTTGCCGCAGCAGGATGCCGTGGTCTTTAGCGATGTGAAAGGAAACCGGATGTTTATCTGGTCGCGTAATGGCGACGTCACGCTCTGGCGCTCTCCATCCAACTACGCCAACGGCAATGCACTCGATGCGCAAGGACGCGTCGTAAGCTGCGAGCATGGGCGGCGCGGTATCAGCCGTCGTGAAAACAATGGTGATATTCACATCCTGGTTGACCGCATTGACGGGAAACGCTTCAACTCGCCAAACGATGTGGCAATCCGTAGCGATGGCACGATTTGGTTTACCGATCCGCCTTATGGCATTACCAGCGATGACGAGGGCTACAAATCAGAAAGTCAGGTCATTGGCTGCTATGTCTACTGCTTCGATCCACGCGATGGCTCACTCAGCATCGCGGCCAGCGATCTCCAGCGTCCGAACGGGCTGGCCTTCTCGCCAGATGAAACACATTTATATGTTGCAGACATGTCGATTATTGATTTCCCAACGCTAGGTCGCCGCGATCTGCGAATTTATCCGGTTGAGGGAAAACGTCTGGGGGCGGGACAGTTTTTTGCCCGCGTAGAACCGGGCATTCCCGATGGCTTCTGTGTTGATCGCACTGGCAACCTGTTTTGCAGTTGCGCTGACGGCGTCCTGGTTTTTAGTCCCAAGGGTCATCAGATCGGCAAAATTGACGTACCAGAGTGCGTGTCCAACTGCACCATCGGTGGGCCAGAAGGGAATGAACTGTACATCACGGCAACGACATCGCTTTACCGTATCGGGGTAGAGTCGTACCGGTAA
- the yiaK gene encoding 3-dehydro-L-gulonate 2-dehydrogenase yields MRVSYNDLKQQFKRVLLARNVAEETADACATLFADTSADGVYSHGVNRFPRFIQQLDAGDIVPDAEPSKLLSLGAIEQWDAHQGIGNLTARRMMDRAMQLADAHGIGLVALRNANHWMRGGGYGWQAAEKGYIGICWTNSIAVMPPWGAKTCRIGTNPLIVAVPGNPITMVDMSMSMFSYGALEINRLAGKTLPVDGGFDNDGNLTRDPAIIEENRRILPAGYWKGSALSIVLDMIATLLSGGASVAEVTEDHRDEYGVSQVFIAIEIDRLIDGKTRDEKLKRIMDYITSAERTQPDVAIRLPGHKFPRIREENLRDGIPVDERVWARIQAL; encoded by the coding sequence ATGAGAGTGAGCTACAACGACCTTAAGCAACAGTTCAAACGTGTTTTACTGGCACGCAATGTAGCGGAAGAAACCGCCGATGCCTGCGCAACGCTGTTTGCCGATACTTCAGCCGACGGTGTTTATTCTCACGGTGTAAACCGCTTCCCACGCTTTATTCAGCAGTTGGACGCCGGCGATATCGTACCCGATGCCGAACCCAGCAAACTGCTCTCACTCGGTGCTATCGAACAGTGGGATGCCCATCAGGGCATTGGCAACCTAACTGCCCGCCGCATGATGGATCGCGCCATGCAGCTAGCCGATGCGCACGGTATCGGTCTGGTGGCACTGCGCAATGCTAACCACTGGATGCGCGGCGGCGGCTATGGCTGGCAGGCCGCCGAGAAAGGCTATATCGGTATTTGCTGGACTAACTCGATCGCCGTTATGCCACCGTGGGGAGCAAAAACCTGCCGCATCGGTACTAATCCGCTGATCGTCGCCGTTCCCGGCAATCCGATCACCATGGTGGATATGTCGATGTCGATGTTTTCCTATGGCGCGCTGGAGATAAACCGACTGGCAGGCAAAACCTTGCCCGTTGATGGCGGGTTCGACAACGACGGTAATTTGACCCGCGATCCGGCCATTATCGAGGAAAATCGGCGCATCCTCCCGGCGGGCTACTGGAAAGGATCGGCACTGTCTATTGTGCTGGACATGATCGCCACCTTACTGTCCGGCGGCGCCTCCGTCGCAGAAGTCACAGAGGATCACCGTGACGAATATGGCGTGTCGCAGGTCTTCATCGCCATTGAGATCGATAGGCTGATCGACGGCAAAACCCGCGATGAAAAACTGAAACGAATAATGGATTACATCACCAGCGCCGAGCGTACTCAGCCTGATGTCGCCATCCGTTTGCCGGGCCATAAGTTTCCGCGTATTCGTGAAGAAAACTTGCGCGACGGCATCCCGGTTGATGAACGGGTATGGGCACGCATTCAGGCGCTTTAA
- the mscS gene encoding small-conductance mechanosensitive channel MscS translates to MEELNTGLDQAGNWLVTHQNLFLQYAVNIVAALVILIVGLVIARIVSGTINKLMISRSIDSTVADFLSALVRYGIIAFTLIAVLSRVGVQTASVIAVLGAAGLAVGLALQGSLANFAAGVLLVIFRPFRTGEAVDLGGVSGSVTQVQIFSTTLLTADGKVIVVPNGKIIAGNIINSSREPDRRTEIIVSVAYDADIDVVKKLLGDIVAADDRIQHDKGVTIRLNEMAASSLNFVVWVWTTNGNAQAVYWDLLESFKRVLDEHRIGIPYPQMDVHLHKAQERAE, encoded by the coding sequence ATGGAAGAACTTAATACGGGATTGGATCAGGCAGGGAATTGGTTGGTGACACACCAGAACTTGTTTTTGCAGTATGCCGTGAATATTGTTGCAGCACTTGTGATCCTCATCGTTGGTCTGGTGATTGCGCGGATCGTCTCCGGCACCATCAATAAACTGATGATTAGCCGTTCTATCGATTCAACCGTGGCTGATTTCCTGTCTGCGCTGGTGCGCTATGGCATTATCGCGTTTACGCTGATTGCGGTATTGAGCCGGGTTGGTGTACAGACGGCATCGGTGATTGCTGTGTTGGGTGCCGCTGGCTTGGCTGTCGGTTTGGCATTGCAGGGCTCGTTGGCCAACTTTGCTGCTGGTGTGTTGTTGGTGATCTTCCGTCCTTTCCGTACCGGAGAAGCGGTCGATCTGGGCGGCGTATCTGGCTCGGTCACGCAGGTACAGATCTTCTCGACGACGCTACTCACCGCTGACGGCAAAGTTATCGTGGTGCCGAATGGCAAGATCATCGCGGGTAACATTATCAACAGTTCGCGTGAACCGGATCGCCGTACCGAAATTATTGTCAGCGTGGCTTATGATGCCGATATCGACGTGGTGAAAAAGCTGCTGGGCGATATTGTTGCAGCAGACGATCGTATTCAGCATGACAAAGGCGTCACGATCCGCTTGAATGAAATGGCAGCATCATCGCTGAATTTTGTGGTGTGGGTATGGACGACCAACGGCAATGCGCAGGCGGTGTACTGGGATCTGCTGGAAAGCTTTAAACGTGTGCTGGATGAGCACCGTATTGGCATTCCTTATCCGCAGATGGATGTACATTTGCATAAGGCTCAGGAACGAGCGGAATAA